A genome region from Gossypium hirsutum isolate 1008001.06 chromosome A04, Gossypium_hirsutum_v2.1, whole genome shotgun sequence includes the following:
- the LOC121202810 gene encoding polygalacturonase-like — protein sequence MAPHLNIVPSMFVLLLLFISASKVQSDAFDVVAKFGAKADGKTDLSKPFLDAWKEACASVTPSTVLIPKGTYLLSKVNLEGPCKAPIEINVQGTIQAPAAPSAFKDPNWVRFYSVENFKMFGGGIFDGQGSIAYEKNTCENREFRSKLPVNIRFDFVTNALIQDITSKDSKLFHINVFACKNITLERLKIEAPDESPNTDGIHMGKSEGVNIIASDIKTGDDCISIGDGTKNMVIKEITCGPGHGISIGSLGKFQNEEPVEGIKISNCTITNTSNGARIKTWPGEHGGAVSEIHFEDITMNNVSSPILIDQQYCPWNKCKKNEESKVKLSNISFKNIRGTSALPEAIKFICSGSSPCQNVELADIDIKHNGAEPATSQCLNVKPITSGKLNPIPCSGPIPKTPSATA from the exons ATGGCACCACACCTTAATATTGTTCCTTCCATGtttgtacttttattattattcatttcagCCTCTAAAGTCCAGTCAGATGCTTTTGATGTTGTTGCCAAGTTTGGCGCAAAAGCTGACGGGAAAACGGATTTGAGTAAG cCATTTTTGGATGCTTGGAAAGAAGCATGTGCCTCTGTAACTCCATCAACAGTTCTGATTCCTAAAGGGACATATTTATTATCGAAAGTAAACTTAGAAGGTCCATGCAAGGCTCCTATTGAGATTAATGTTCAGGGCACTATACAGGCTCCGGCTGCTCCTAGTGCTTTCAAAGACCCTAATTGGGTTAGATTCTATAgtgttgaaaatttcaaaatgtttggTGGAGGAATTTTCGATGGTCAAGGAAGCATTGCTTATGAGAAGAATACTTGCGAGAATCGTGAATTTCGTTCCAAACTTCCCGTT AATATAAGGTTTGACTTTGTGACCAATGCATTGATACAAGACATAACTAGCAAAGACAGTAAACTATTCCACATTAATGTTTTTGCTTGCAAAAACATTACCCTCGAACGTTTGAAGATAGAGGCACCGGACGAGAGCCCAAACACAGATGGGATTCACATGGGCAAATCAGAGGGGGTCAATATTATTGCCTCTGACATTAAAACTGGTGATGATTGTATTTCTATCGGAGATGGCACTAAAAATATGGTCATAAAAGAAATAACTTGTGGACCAGGACATGGTATAAGTATCGGTAGTCTTGGAAAGTTCCAAAATGAAGAGCCAGTTGAGGGAATCAAAATCTCAAACTGCACCATCACTAATACTTCGAATGGAGCTCGAATCAAAACTTGGCCAGGCGAACATGGTGGGGCAGTATCAGAAATACATTTTGAGGATATTACCATGAATAATGTCTCTTCCCCTATCCTAATTGATCAACAATATTGCCCATGGAATAAATGCAAGAAAAAT GAAGAATCCAAAGTTAAACTAAGCAAcattagcttcaagaacatccgTGGCACATCTGCGCTTCCAGAAGCTATCAAGTTTATTTGCAGCGGTTCTTCGCCATGTCAAAATGTGGAACTTGCGGACATTGATATTAAGCACAACGGAGCTGAACCCGCAACATCCCAATGTTTGAATGTCAAGCCTATAACTAGTGGCAAATTAAACCCGATTCCATGTTCCGGCCCTATCCCAAAAACCCCTAGCGCCACCGCTTAA
- the LOC121227842 gene encoding polygalacturonase-like produces MAPHLSIVPSMFVLLLLFISASKVQSDAFDVVAKFGAKADGKTDLSKPFLDAWKEACASVTPSTVVIPKGTYLLSKVNLEGPCKAPIEINVQGTIQAPADPSAFKDPNWVRFYSVENFKMFGGGIFDGQGSIAYEKNTCENREFRSKLPVNIRFDFVTNALIQDITSKDSKLFHINVFACKNITFEHLKIEAPDESPNTDGIHMGKSEGVNIIASDIKTGDDCISIGDGTKNMVIKEITCGPGHGISIGSLGKFQNEEPVEGIKISNCTITNTLNGARIKTWPGEHGGAVSEIHFEDITMNNVSSPILIDQQYCPWNKCKKNEESKVKLSNISFKNIRGTSALPEAIKFICSGSSPCQNVELADIDIKHNGAEPATSQCLNVKPITSGKLNPIPCSGPVPKTPSASA; encoded by the exons ATGGCACCACACCTTAGTATTGTTCCTTCCATGtttgtacttttattattattcatttcagCCTCTAAAGTCCAGTCAGATGCTTTTGATGTTGTTGCCAAGTTTGGCGCAAAAGCTGACGGGAAAACGGATTTGAGTAAG cCATTTTTGGATGCTTGGAAAGAAGCATGTGCCTCTGTAACTCCATCAACAGTTGTGATTCCTAAAGGGACATATTTATTATCAAAAGTAAACTTAGAAGGTCCATGCAAGGCTCCTATTGAGATTAATGTTCAGGGCACTATACAGGCTCCGGCTGATCCTAGTGCTTTCAAAGACCCTAATTGGGTTAGATTCTATAgtgttgaaaatttcaaaatgtttggCGGAGGAATTTTCGATGGTCAAGGAAGCATTGCTTATGAGAAGAATACTTGCGAGAATCGTGAATTTCGTTCCAAACTTCCCGTT AATATAAGGTTTGACTTTGTGACCAATGCATTGATACAAGACATAACTAGCAAAGACAGTAAACTATTCCACATTAATGTTTTTGCTTGCAAAAACATTACCTTCGAACATTTGAAGATAGAGGCACCGGACGAGAGCCCAAACACAGATGGGATTCACATGGGCAAATCAGAGGGGGTCAATATTATTGCCTCTGACATTAAAACTGGTGATGATTGTATTTCTATCGGAGATGGCACTAAAAATATGGTCATAAAAGAAATAACTTGTGGACCAGGACATGGTATAAGTATCGGTAGTCTTGGAAAGTTCCAAAATGAAGAGCCAGTTGAGGGAATCAAAATCTCAAACTGCACCATCACTAATACTTTGAATGGAGCTCGAATCAAAACTTGGCCAGGCGAACATGGTGGGGCAGTATCAGAAATACATTTTGAGGATATTACCATGAATAATGTCTCTTCCCCTATCCTAATTGATCAACAATATTGCCCATGGAATAAATGCAAGAAAAAT GAAGAATCCAAAGTTAAACTAAGCAAcattagcttcaagaacatccgTGGCACATCTGCGCTTCCAGAAGCTATCAAGTTTATTTGCAGCGGTTCTTCGCCATGTCAAAATGTGGAACTTGCGGACATTGACATTAAGCACAACGGAGCTGAACCCGCAACATCCCAATGTTTGAATGTCAAGCCTATAACTAGTGGCAAATTAAACCCGATTCCATGTTCCGGCCCCGTCCCAAAAACCCCTAGTGCCTCCGCTTAA